The following are encoded together in the Triticum dicoccoides isolate Atlit2015 ecotype Zavitan chromosome 6B, WEW_v2.0, whole genome shotgun sequence genome:
- the LOC119326573 gene encoding uncharacterized protein At1g65710-like, whose translation MGLCFSKKQQDKPPPPQPQPSAPAATTKPKKPAKVAAAAVVAGDEKAKKAPQPRRASNADESAAAGKKAAPIVVKANKAAAGGEEEKKVEQARPVVVVAKGPMPVRTSSCTKEEVDAILIQCGRLSRSSSGSETRGGHRSKRSSDFDPSGAGGADEEGDWERNGVPVSRPSPHRGSPQRKRSGSRERTGGGSRRSSRSPGRRGEGGAPSATSAGSGAARQQPGKMVSVPAREKGRAPSPAAASGKRCASPRSSSPARVAAANENAGGGQKTAGQTPALSRSSSRKAEQSPLRRSPMAEIDENSLRNNNSSTNTKTQKKSTEITVATPTRKTTERAKEQSSQKEKAEETMVAVSETRAPSSKTTETRTVSIVAETPGRRSGRRSRRVSRDFDQNPGLYASHLLEDIQNYHTSATATPGTPPSFTLPACVSKAQSIVDAVADLNSSSSESRTCEPDRSVDDKASVNAAAGGDDLDAPSVHRYVSVRDIRGRGEMELQESAGSNSLSGNLWTPSCESTDRTWSGSRSSNNGDEVVEQVPSHHSGARSPVNRPRQSKQRAAAQLEPSGRSRAGNSGVNAHRGRSAHRGSGSVASGRSGVRGVSAST comes from the exons ATGGGGCTCTGTTTCAGCAAGAAGCAGCAGGACaagccaccgccgccgcagccgcagccgagcgcccCTGCGGCCACCACCAAGCCCAAGAAGCCTGCCAAGGTCGCcgcagccgcggtggtcgccggcgatgaGAAGGCCAAGAAGGCGCCGCAGCCGAGGAGGGCGTCCAACGCGGACGAGTCTGCCGCGGCCGGCAAGAAGGCGGCGCCGATCGTCGTGAAGGCCAACAAGGCGGCCGCGGGcggggaggaggagaagaaggtggagcaggcgaggccggtggtggtggtggccaaGGGGCCGATGCCGGTGCGCACGTCCAGCTGCACCAAGGAGGAGGTGGACGCCATCCTCATCCAGTGCGGCCGCCTCAGCCGGAGCTCGTCCGGGAGCGAGACGAGGGGCGGGCACCGCTCCAAGAGGAGCTCCGACTTTGATCCGTCCGGGGCCGGAGGCGCGGACGAGGAGGGCGACTGGGAGAGGAACGGGGTCCCCGTGTCCAGGCCGTCGCCCCACCGGGGCTCGCCGCAGAGGAAGCGCTCGGGGAGCCGGGAGAGGACCGGCGGAGGGAGCCGCAGGTCCAGCCGATCGCCCGGACGGCGTGGGGAGGGCGGCGCGCCCTCTGCGACCTCGGCGGGCTCCGGCGCTGCCAGACAGCAGCCGGGAAAGATGGTCTCCGTTCCGGCGAGGGAGAAGGGCCGCGCACCGTCGCCCGCGGCCGCGTCCGGGAAGAGGTGCGCGTCTCCGCGATCGAGCTCGCCTGCGAGGGTGGCCGCGGCCAATGAGAATGCTGGAGGGGGACAGAAGACGGCGGGGCAAACGCCGGCGCTGAGCCGGAGCTCGTCAAGGAAGGCCGAGCAGTCGCCGCTCCGGCGCAGCCCCATGGCCGAGATCGACGAGAATTCCCTCCGCAATAACAACAGCAGCACCAATACCAAGACCCAGAAG AAATCGACTGAGATTACTGTCGCCACCCCGACCCGGAAGACCACGGAGCGCGCAAAGGAGCAGAGTTCTCAGAAAGAGAAGGCGGAGGAGACCATGGTTGCGGTGTCAGAGACTAGAGCGCCTTCGTCCAAGACCACCGAGACGCGCACGGTGAGCATCGTGGCCGAGACCCCAGGCCGGAGGTCAGGCCGCCGTTCGCGCCGGGTGTCGCGCGACTTCGACCAGAACCCCGGCTTGTACGCCAGCCATCTCCTCGAGGACATCCAGAACTACCACACCTCCGCTACGGCCACCCCCGGAACGCCGCCATCCTTCACGCTACCGGCCTGCGTCTCCAAGGCGCAGTCCATCGTCGACGCCGTCGCCGACCTCAACTCCTCATCGTCAGAGAGCCGCACCTGCGAGCCCGATCGGAGCGTCGACGACAAGGCCTCTGTCAACGCGGCGGCCGGCGGGGATGACCTTGACGCGCCGAGCGTGCACAGGTACGTGTCGGTGCGGGACATCCGTGGCCGCGGGGAGATGGAGCTGCAGGAGTCCGCGGGGAGCAACAGCCTCTCCGGCAACCTGTGGACGCCGTCGTGCGAGTCCACGGACCGGACGTGGAGCGGCTCGCGGTCGTCGAACAACGGCGACGAGGTCGTCGAGCAGGTCCCTAGCCACCACAGTGGCGCGCGCAGCCCGGTGAACCGGCCCAGGCAGAGCAAGCAGAGGGCGGCTGCGCAGCTGGAGCCAAGCGGCCGGTCGCGCGCCGGCAACTCCGGCGTCAATGCTCACCGTGGACGCAGCGCTCACCGCGGCAGCGGCAGCGTGGCGAGCGGCCGATCGGGCGTCCGTGGCGTCTCGGCGAGCACGTAG
- the LOC119323944 gene encoding ferredoxin-thioredoxin reductase, variable chain-like, producing MATTAAAMAPPSTSASSVLLLRRLPSPTSAAPGCCRLGPPPRLRTARPRVSLTSDVSSSSDVAEEEAEHAPKVGRRVRVTAPLRVYHVVKAPDLDIQGMEGVIKQYVGVWKGKRITANFPFKVEFQLTVDTQPKPVKLFVHLREDEFEYIGDE from the coding sequence ATGGCAACGACCGCCGCGGCCATGGCACccccctccacctccgcctcctcggtcctcctccttcgccgcctccCTTCCCCGACCTCCGCGGCCCCCGGCTGCTGCCGCCTCGGCCCGCCGCCCCGCCTCCGCACGGCCCGCCCGCGGGTCTCCCTcaccagcgacgtctcctcctcgtccgacgtggccgaggaggaggccgagcaCGCGCCCAAGGTCGGCAGGCGCGTGCGCGTCACGGCGCCCCTCCGCGTCTACCACGTCGTCAAGGCGCCCGACCTGGACATCCAGGGCATGGAGGGCGTCATCAAGCAGTACGTCGGCGTCTGGAAGGGCAAGCGCATCACCGCCAACTTCCCCTTCAAGGTCGAGTTCCAGCTCACCGTCGACACGCAGCCCAAGCCGGTCAAGCTCTTTGTCCACCTACGCGAGGACGAGTTCGAGTACATCGGCGACGAATGA